The bacterium genome includes a window with the following:
- a CDS encoding Coenzyme F420 hydrogenase/dehydrogenase, beta subunit C-terminal domain has translation MYNNSQSGGVVTGIISSLLNEGMIKGAILVSMDKGSPPRPSCILASKEEELISAQKSKYSPIPLLTFFKECKNLNYPLAIVGLPCHFHGLYNISKIFPEVSKNIKYKIGLICGGVMLYSSMDYLIRKSGERFSGKWEIIYRDKSAGGYPGNIRISDNNRTVILKKRYRISIKDYFIPPSCRICFDKMNIFSDITVGDPWGIKGFDYKNGSSVCVARNQIGNEVIENGIKKKYLNLQEIAYNRIIEGQQIQLKKKELNEYLNAWLTLKGEVPNYSNLFRFENNSSENSSYLEKLKFSFYINQLSSLELAFNEIDKKIHKKEKFRILKNLLKPKE, from the coding sequence ATTTATAACAATTCTCAAAGTGGTGGGGTTGTTACTGGTATTATCTCTTCACTCTTAAACGAGGGTATGATAAAAGGCGCTATTCTTGTTTCAATGGATAAAGGTTCGCCTCCAAGACCTTCCTGCATATTAGCATCAAAAGAAGAGGAATTGATATCTGCACAAAAATCAAAATATAGCCCTATTCCACTTCTTACTTTTTTTAAAGAGTGTAAAAACTTAAATTATCCTTTAGCAATAGTTGGGCTACCTTGCCACTTTCACGGGTTATACAATATTTCAAAAATATTCCCTGAGGTTTCAAAGAATATAAAATATAAAATTGGGCTTATATGCGGTGGAGTGATGCTATATTCATCTATGGATTACCTTATAAGAAAAAGTGGAGAAAGATTTTCAGGCAAATGGGAAATAATTTATAGAGATAAATCTGCAGGTGGATACCCGGGAAATATAAGAATTTCAGATAATAATAGAACAGTTATCTTAAAAAAAAGATATAGAATCTCTATAAAAGATTATTTTATTCCTCCAAGTTGTAGGATATGTTTCGATAAAATGAATATATTTTCTGACATTACCGTTGGTGACCCTTGGGGGATAAAAGGTTTTGATTATAAAAACGGCAGTTCTGTTTGTGTAGCAAGAAACCAGATAGGAAATGAAGTTATTGAAAACGGAATAAAAAAAAAGTACTTGAACTTACAAGAAATTGCTTACAACAGAATAATCGAAGGACAACAGATTCAATTAAAGAAGAAAGAATTGAATGAATATTTGAATGCTTGGTTAACTCTCAAAGGCGAGGTTCCCAATTATAGTAATCTTTTTAGGTTTGAAAACAATTCAAGTGAGAACTCTTCTTATTTAGAAAAATTAAAGTTTTCTTTTTATATAAACCAACTATCTTCTCTTGAACTTGCTTTTAATGAGATTGATAAGAAGATACATAAAAAAGAAAAATTCAGGATTTTAAAAAACTTACTTAAACCAAAGGAGTAG
- a CDS encoding polysaccharide pyruvyl transferase family protein has product MVIMVHGVGFVNKGAELMLHSILKKVDENLSNVIFVMKPTKTETPNKLNDLNIRPIYNQNFFQRKNIITNKQVDIILDASGFAYTDKLGTSYTKKMASFLAKNTHIGLIMLPQAFGPFTSLDIKKAFSFIATRAKLIYARDKESYNYLTELVEQKNNIRKASDFTNLTDGIFDSKYASKKDGICIIPNNQMVAKTDTKTGELYLPFLKKILKECLLQNEKPFILIHGSGKDVQLAEKITSGFSKIDIIIEENPLVAKGLIGNSKVLISSRYHGIINGLSQGVPTFGTGWSHKYKEVFNDYNFNEGLLPLSYTDKEIKNLVGYFKDTFKLKNLQKLLIEGSLIQKKLTENMWDEVFAVLKGMKG; this is encoded by the coding sequence ATGGTTATAATGGTTCACGGGGTTGGGTTTGTAAATAAAGGGGCAGAATTGATGCTACATTCAATTTTAAAGAAGGTAGACGAAAACCTTTCAAATGTTATTTTTGTTATGAAACCAACAAAAACGGAAACACCAAATAAACTTAATGATTTAAATATCCGACCTATATATAATCAAAATTTTTTCCAACGAAAAAACATTATAACCAATAAACAGGTTGATATAATACTTGATGCTTCTGGGTTTGCTTATACCGATAAATTGGGAACTTCTTATACAAAAAAAATGGCTTCTTTTCTTGCGAAAAACACACATATAGGGTTAATAATGTTGCCTCAAGCATTTGGACCGTTTACTTCTCTTGATATTAAAAAAGCTTTCTCTTTTATTGCCACAAGAGCAAAACTTATTTATGCAAGAGATAAAGAGTCGTACAACTATCTCACAGAACTTGTCGAGCAAAAAAACAATATAAGAAAAGCATCTGATTTTACTAACCTAACTGATGGTATTTTTGATTCAAAATATGCTTCAAAAAAAGACGGTATATGTATAATTCCAAATAATCAGATGGTTGCAAAAACTGATACCAAAACAGGAGAATTGTATTTACCTTTTCTTAAAAAAATATTAAAAGAATGTCTACTTCAGAATGAAAAACCTTTTATATTAATTCACGGTAGTGGAAAAGATGTACAGCTGGCAGAAAAAATCACTTCTGGTTTTTCTAAAATAGATATAATAATTGAAGAGAATCCTTTGGTTGCAAAAGGTTTAATAGGTAACTCAAAAGTTCTTATTAGTAGCAGATACCACGGTATCATAAATGGGCTTTCTCAAGGAGTTCCTACTTTTGGAACTGGATGGAGCCATAAATACAAGGAAGTTTTTAATGATTACAATTTTAATGAAGGACTTTTACCATTATCATATACTGACAAAGAGATTAAAAATCTTGTTGGTTATTTTAAAGATACCTTTAAACTTAAAAACTTGCAAAAATTGCTAATAGAAGGTTCATTAATTCAAAAAAAGTTGACTGAAAATATGTGGGATGAAGTATTTGCTGTTTTAAAAGGTATGAAAGGGTAA
- a CDS encoding alpha-1,2-fucosyltransferase: MIIVEIFGGLGNQMFQYATAKAVACRTNLPLKLEISYFSQQNIRSYELDSFNISGVYATKKEVSLLKPNNWQILTKLNRKIKERRIPWYERKIIEEPYFTYNPDILKIKRSSFLVGYWQSENYFKEISSIIRKEFTFKCEPNENSIQMIKKINETNSVSLHIRRGDYVTNPKHGVLGLDYYKKAIDFLKARVLNPQIFVFSDDILWAENNLKTSLPCNFISFNSSLKGFEDLRLMKECKYHIMANSSFSWWGAWLCEYPQKIVIAPKKWFNMLNIDTRDLIPKEWVRL; this comes from the coding sequence ATGATAATAGTGGAAATTTTCGGAGGGCTTGGAAATCAGATGTTTCAATATGCAACTGCAAAAGCCGTTGCGTGTAGAACTAACCTGCCTTTAAAACTTGAAATTTCTTATTTCAGCCAACAAAATATTCGTTCTTATGAATTGGACTCTTTTAATATAAGTGGAGTTTATGCAACAAAAAAGGAAGTTTCTTTATTAAAACCAAACAATTGGCAAATACTCACAAAATTGAATAGAAAAATTAAAGAAAGAAGAATCCCTTGGTACGAAAGGAAAATTATAGAAGAACCTTATTTTACATACAACCCTGATATTTTGAAGATTAAAAGAAGTTCTTTTCTTGTAGGGTATTGGCAATCAGAAAATTATTTCAAAGAGATATCTTCAATAATTAGAAAAGAATTTACGTTTAAATGTGAGCCAAATGAAAACAGTATTCAAATGATTAAAAAAATTAATGAAACAAACTCTGTTAGTTTGCACATAAGAAGGGGAGACTATGTGACTAATCCAAAACACGGTGTTTTAGGGTTAGATTATTATAAAAAAGCAATAGATTTTTTAAAGGCAAGAGTTTTAAATCCTCAAATTTTTGTTTTCTCTGACGATATTTTGTGGGCAGAAAACAATCTTAAAACATCTTTACCTTGTAATTTTATATCATTTAACAGTTCATTAAAAGGTTTTGAAGATTTAAGATTAATGAAAGAGTGTAAATATCATATAATGGCTAATAGTTCTTTTAGTTGGTGGGGGGCTTGGCTATGTGAATATCCTCAAAAAATTGTTATAGCCCCCAAAAAGTGGTTTAATATGCTTAATATAGATACTCGAGATTTAATACCTAAAGAGTGGGTTAGGCTTTAG
- a CDS encoding class I SAM-dependent methyltransferase, with product MFLNRVGKENESNREEWIKNILSQIPSKSRILDAGAGECKYKKFCAHLTYVSQDFCQYKGKGNQEGLQKEKWDTSEIDIISDITSIPEKDGSFDAIMCIEVFEHLPDPIKAIKEFSRLLKNNGYLIITAPFCSLTHFAPYHFYSGYNKYFFEHHLPESNFEIIEIIPNGNYFSYIAQEVRRISSVTKNYTSLRYVPFMGLVNNILLLFLSLIEKKDKNSSKLLCFGYHVLAHKKVAM from the coding sequence ATGTTTCTTAATAGAGTTGGAAAAGAGAACGAATCTAACAGAGAAGAATGGATAAAAAATATATTATCTCAAATCCCCTCAAAAAGTAGAATACTTGACGCTGGAGCTGGTGAATGTAAATATAAAAAGTTTTGTGCGCACCTAACTTATGTGTCTCAGGATTTTTGCCAATATAAAGGGAAGGGAAATCAGGAAGGACTACAAAAAGAAAAATGGGATACTTCAGAAATTGATATAATTTCTGATATAACATCTATTCCAGAAAAAGATGGTTCTTTTGATGCTATAATGTGCATAGAAGTTTTTGAGCATTTGCCTGACCCAATAAAAGCAATCAAAGAATTTTCACGACTACTTAAAAATAACGGTTATCTTATTATAACTGCACCTTTCTGTAGTTTAACTCATTTTGCACCTTACCATTTTTATTCTGGGTATAATAAATATTTTTTTGAGCACCATTTGCCAGAATCAAATTTTGAAATAATTGAAATTATTCCTAATGGAAACTATTTTTCATATATTGCGCAAGAAGTAAGACGGATTTCCTCAGTAACAAAAAACTATACTTCTCTTAGATATGTGCCTTTTATGGGGTTAGTTAATAATATACTGCTTTTATTTCTTTCCCTGATAGAAAAAAAAGATAAAAATTCTTCAAAACTTTTATGTTTTGGATATCACGTTTTAGCGCACAAAAAAGTGGCTATGTAA